One Pyrobaculum sp. 3827-6 genomic window, CCAGCAGGACCGCGGTCTCCCAGCCCGGGTTCCTCACCACTATGTAAAGCGCAGCGAGCCCCGCCGCCCCGCTGAGGGCCATCACAGCGAGGACCCTCAGCAGAGTCAGAGGCGCCTCAGCCGCCGACACGGCGACGCCGCGCAGAAACTCGGCGAGCTGGGGGAGAGAGGGCGACGTGCCCACCCCGTAGTACACGGCGGCGAGGAGGAGCGCCGCGGCGAGCGCCACCACCACGTGCCAGCCGTATTTGAGCCAGGCGCCCAGCGCCTCGGCGACGGCGCCCGGAGGCTGGGGCACCTCCCTGGTGAGCCTCCGCCAGAGGGTTAGGTACAGCGCCACGTTGCCCAGCACCCCCAGAGCTATGCCTACATACGCCGTCTGGTAGTCCCCCCTGTCAAAAGACTCAACCACGAGGCTACCAATGCCAAACAGCTTAACCTCGGTGCCCAGGGTGATGACCTCGGAGGCCGTTATGAAGAAGAAGGCGTTTGCCCACGAGACGGGTATGTTGTAGTAAATCCCCCTCAGAGCCGCGGGCACCAGGACGTGGCCCAGCTCCAGCCTCTCGTTTAGATATAGGCGCGCCATCTCTAGATACTCCCCGGGGAGCGTCTTAAAAGACTGGTACACGCTGAAAATTATGTTCCACGCCATGGACGTGAAGATCAGAAAGACAGCCGCCACCTCAGCCCCCGCCAAGGGGAAGACGTAGATAAAGACGTAGAGAGCCACCGGGAAGAATCCGAGAATCGGCACCGACTGCAACACGTCAAGCACAGGCAACATAAACGACTCCACACACCTAGACCTATACATGGCGTAGGCAACGGCGTACGCCACAGCCACAGTCACCAACAGCGCCGCCGCCATCCTTCCAAAAGTCGCCAAAAGAGCTAGAAACGCCAGGGCCACTGACCACGCCACCCCATAGGGACACCGGCAGAACAAGTATAAAAACAGTACAGACGTCAGCACTCGGCAAACTCCTCACAACTCAGGCGAGGTCTCCCACACATCACGAGTAAGAGTCGGAGGGGTATAAAAAATACTACACATCTACACCCCTCAGCCGACGTTATTATCAAGAGTTCGTCAAACGGCGTTCAGGCGGGCCGGCGGCTGTCAGCGCGGCTTTGCTTCTCTTATCTTCTCCACGTCGTCTGTGGCGACTCCGTCTACCCCCCTCCGCCAGAGCTCCGCCGCGGTTGTGGGGTCGTTTACTGTCCAAGCAACGACGTATAGACCCAGCTTGTGGGCGAGGGCTATCGCCTTCTCCGTGGCCAGGGGGAAGCGGGGAAGGGCTATGTGGCACCCCAGCCTCTTCGCGTCTACCACGCGGCCCGGCGGCTTGGCGTATACCAGCCCCTTGTAGCCCTCCACGGCTTTTAGAGCGTCGTCGTGGAAGCTGATGACGGCCGCCCACCTCCCGGCGCCGGCCTCCCTAATTACTCTCTGCACGGCGGCGGCGTCTTCGGGATGCTTCACCTCGACGAAGAGCCCGGCGCGCTCCGCCACGGCCTCAAGTGCCTCTCTCAGCGTGGGCACCCGGTAGCGGCCCTTCTCCACCCTCCTCACCTCATCCCACGTGGATGTCCTCACGTTGAGGGGCACGCCGAAGGTGCGCTCCAGCGTGTCGTCGTGGCTGAGCACCACCACGCCGTCCGCCGTGGTCTGGACGTCTACCTCCACCACATCGGCGCCGTGTCTAACCGCCGCCTCTATCGAGGGGATGGTGTTCTCCAACTCCCTCGCGGGGAACCCCCTGTGGCCAACCACCACCCGCCCCCTCAACAGCTCCAGGATATCCATAATACCCCCTCCCAAACCACAAATTATATATCTTTATGATGTCTCAATATCTATGGGCTTCTTCTCTGCCCTCAGGCTAGCCCTCCTGGGGTTGCTGGTGGTGGCGGTGCTGTCCCCCGCGGCCGGCGCCTCCTTCTTCAAAAAAGCGGTGATGGCGCTGGTCGGCCTCGGGCTATTGGCAACCGCCTATTTTAAGGGGGATGGGGCTTCTTGATAGGTACAGCAGGCAGATCCCGGTAATAGGCGAGGAGGGGCAGGAGAGGCTTAGAAAGACCTCCGTGGCTGTGTTCGGCGTGGGGGGCCTGGGCACTTTGGTTGCCCGCTACGTGGTCGGCGGGGGGTTTAAGAGGCTGGTCCTCGTGGATTTCGACACTGTGGCGCTTTCGGATATACACCGGCAGATTCTCTACACCACCGACGACGTGGGAAGGCCCAAGGCCGAGGTGGCGGCGAGGGTTTTGTCGGCGGTGAATCCCGAGGTCGAGGTGGTGCCTATTGCAGAGGCCATATCTCCAGACCTCGCGGAGCGGGTCGTGGGGGAGGTTGACGTTGTGGTAGACGCCTTGGATAACTGGGCGTCGAGGCATTTGGTGAACGCCGCCGCCGTGAGGCGCAGAAGGCCTTTGATACACGGGGCGGTTCAGGAGTGGTACGGCCACGTCACCACGGTAATTCCAGGCGAGACGCCCTGCCTAGAGGATTTGTTTGGGCGGTTTAAAACACTGCCTGCGTGCGCCGCGGGGTTCTGCCCCGTCCTGGGGCCAGCTGTCGGCGTAGTTTCTTCAATAATGGCTCTGGAGGTTTTCAGAACGGCGCTGGGTTCCCCCGCGCTGGCTGGGAAGCTACTGGTAATAGACCTCAGACACATGGCATTCGACACGATAGAAATCCGGCGCAACCCCAGTTGCCCCGTCTGCGGGGCGGTAGCCGATAAGTAGCAGAGCTTGGGGGGTAGGGCGACGGGGGAATGGAATTTGCCCCCTTTGGGCGGCGGAGGCCGCGGCTCCTGTGTAAAAGAGATTAAAGTTATAAATCGGATGCATGGTGGAGTCTATGAGGCTTACGCCGGCGCAGAGGCTTGTGCTTTACTACATGGCTTTTGAGATGGTGTACCACGGCAAGAGCTGGTTTACTTTTGAGGACTTGGCTAGAGGCACGGGGCTGGCTACGAGAACTCTGAGGGCGGCTCTGGTGGCGCTTAGGAGACGCGGCTTCGTTGAGAGCTACATGGTGCCCGGCGGGGGGAGGCGCCTCCTCCACAGGTTAAAATTCGAAATGCTTGTCCCCGAGCCAGATCTCCAGGGGGTGTACCTAATAGATGCCGCAGGCGACGTGCTAACTCCAGACGCCTTGGCTGTTTTAAGCAGAGCAGATGTTGTTCTATACACGGATAACGTTAATTTGAAGAGGTTAGAGGGCGTGGCCAAGAGGCTTGAGCCTTTTAGGGGCGAGGTGCCACAGGTGGGTGCTGTTGCTGTGGTGTTTAACTCTCTGCTTGACTGGGATAAGGTTGCCTACCTGGCGCCAAACGCGAGGTATATCTGCGCCTCCAATGCGCTAGATAAGGCTATTGGGGTCTGCCTCACGTGCGGCGACGTGGATATAGACCTTCGCACGATACGGATCAGGTCCCCCAGTCCCGACATGGACAAACTGTTGCTAAAGTACGAAGTGGCGGGAACCATCACCGTGGAGGGGTGCGGCGGCAGGAAGGCGGAGCTGATAGTATTGAAGCTCAAGGATTCTAAAAGCTGAGTTGCTCCAGTAGAGGCGTGTATTTAAACAAGCTGTCGGGAAACACCAACACCGAGATCCCCCTGTAGGAGTTTTTTAGATAAGCGCTGTAGACGGCCCCCGCGCTTGGCCCAATTAAGAGGCCGTGTCTCTTGGCGAACTCCCTAACCCCCCTAAGGGCCTCCTCTAGAGAGATATCCACAATCTCGGCCTCGACTAATTTAATCCACTTCATGCCTGTCTCCACCCTCCTAATCCCCGGAATCCAGTCCCTCGGCTGCACGGCCACCAGCTTGGTGCCGTACCTCACGCCGAAGTAGAATCCGAGGGCCGAGGCGTGGCCTGAGGTGCCGATCCCCGCAATTATGTAGTCGGGCCTCCTCCCCAGCGCGGCGAGTTGCCAGTCTATCTCAGCCGCCGTCCTGAGGTGGGCAACGAAGTTGAGGTCGTTGCCGAACTGGTTTGGGTGCACCGCCCCCTCCCTAATGTCCTTCTCCAGGTGCTCCAGCGCCTCCACCGTCATCGAGACGTCAAGTACCTGCCACTCGGCGCCTAGGTAGTTGAGGAGGGGGGCGACGTACCTCCCCGCCGTCGGGATGTAGATCTTCACCCTCTTCCCCAGCACGTTGCCAAGCGCCGCGAGGGCGACGGCGACGTTTCCGCTGGAGACCTCCACAACTCTGTCACCCTCCACAGACTTCAGAAGGTAGTACACAGTCCTGTCCTTGACGCTGGCGCTGAAGGGGTTGAACCACTCAAGCTTCGCATACGCCTCGCCGGGGCCCTCCGAGATTTTGAGAAGAGGCGTGGGCCAGCCCCCCCTTAGCAACTCGAGCGAGTTGTTAAACACGCGGTGCGGGCTGGGCCTTGGGTAGAGCTCCGCGAGAGACACCTCATCCCCCACGGCGACACTCCTCTCGAAAAGCGGAGACAGGCAACGCGCCGCCTCTCCGTCGACCACCCTCAACCGGCCCTCCCTAATCAGCTCTCTGTAGTATTCGAGACACACCCCAGCATCGTGGGGTAGATTCCCCAACTATATAAATCTAAGCGGCGGACCTCTCAGCCGGCCCTAATGGCGGCGGTCTCCCTAATCGCCAACTGATATGTCCTACTCAGCGCTATATGCACCGCCGTCATTGAGGCGTAGACAGCCAAGGCCGCGGCTGCGATGCCGTTTATCTCCGAGGAGCGGAACACGGTGGCAACCATGCCGCTGAGCAGGCTACCGAAGCCGATCCCGAGGCCGAGCACCACGCTGTATATACCCATCACGGTGCCTCTATACCTAATGTCGGCCTCGTCTCCTATCAGCGCGAGTATGCTGGGACCAATCGCCGACGTTAGGAATAAGAGGGGCGCCGTGACGGCTATGGCCTCAACTGGGCCGAGGCCCGTGTGGAGGGCCACGTTGAGCACGGCCAGCGCGGCGAGGCCCCCCACCAGGCCCAGCCTAAACGTCTTCACCCGGCCCCACCTGTCCGCCAGCCTGCCGAAGATAATTGCGCCAGCCCCGAGGAGCGCCAAGGCGCCTATGAACAGCAGGCCAACCACCAGGTTCTCCCCAAGCCTCCCCACTATGTGCTGCACGGCGCCGTGGCCGGCGTCGCCCACGCGCAGGACGCGGGGCGCGTACATCGCCATGCCGATTATCGACGTCAAGGCAAACCACACGGGGAGGAGCGCCAAGGCGGATGGCGGTAGCACGGAGAAAAGAAGCCTCCCCTCCTCCGGCGCCGCCGGCCTAGTCTCCGACAGAAACCTGGCGAAGAGAGGCGTCGCTACGGCTGTGAAGAGGGCAACGGCGAGGTACGCCGAGGGGCCGCGGAGGGCGGAGTAGAGGGCGGACCCCAGCAGGTAGCCCACCCCATAACTCCCAAGATTGATAAACTCGAAGCCGCCCATCCCAAGCCCCCTATTCCTCACCTCGGTGAGGTCGGTGGCCATGGCCAGGGAGGAGGTGAGTATAAAAGCCGTGGTTAAGCCAATCACGCCGTTCAGCAACGCCTCCAGCCACGGAGTCCCGCGGGTGTAGAAAGCCCAGGCCAGGAGCAACATCGCGACAGACCTAACCACGTAGCCAATTACCAGAGTCTTCTTCCGGCCGAGGGTATCCGACCACCTCCCCGCGATAAAAGCCCCAATCGCCTCTAGGAATGGGTACGACGCGAGGACCACGCCGGCCTCCAGATTCCCGCCGCTGGCCAGCTTCACCACCAGGAAGGCGCTGGCTCCGGAGCCTATACGCGCCACAAATATCGGAATGTAAGACGTGGTTAACCTCATACCGCCAGCCGGGCTTCCTATTTATATACTTTCCACAACCCCCCACAGAAGGTCATGGCGGAATCTGAAGGCTTCGCGCGTCCTCGTGTCGAAGACTTCAAACTCGTCGTTCACAGGCCTGATTAGGTACGGCCCCACCCGCTCTGGGGAGTGGCCCGAGGTGGACAGCGCGAGGTACATGGCGGCCGCCATGGCGGGGCCCCTGAGTCTGGGGCAGAAAAACGCCGCGGTCTTGCCGTTCGCAACAAGCTCCTCCAGCCTCTTGTAAAACTCCTCCATTGCCCTGTCGTCCCCTACAAGCTCCACGGCTCTGAGGGCCCACTTAACCGCGATGCCGAATTCAATCCCGACGCGGGCGAAGAACCACGCGTCGCTTGTGTTAGCCGCCAGCTTAGCCCGCTGCGCCTCTAGGAGCCGCAACTGCTCCGTGGTGTAGCCGGAGTTGTCGCCTCCCAGCAACACGTTGATGTACTCCCTGAGGAGGCCCCAGCCGCCCGGTCCCATCCTCTCCTCAAAAGCCCTGTCCACCACCTCCCCCACCCAGTCTATAAGCCTCCGGAGGCCCTCCCTCCACGGCGCCGGGCCGTCGCACCCGCAGTCCCGGCTCCACCTGCCCAGCCCGTGGGGACAGCTCCACGACGTCCTCTCGACGACCTCCACCTCCCCCCTGTACCCCCTCTCGTAGAGGGCGCCGAGGTTGCCCAGCTCGCCCCGCCTCGCCTCTATGAAGTGGGCCAGCAACCTGTCGCCCCCCTTTATGTGGTGGCCGAAGGTCTCGCCGTCGAGCGCAACTACGACGTCGCCAGAGGCGCCTTTCAGCAACTCCCCAAACTTCTCAAATCCGGAGAAGGCCAGGGCGTTGGAAAGCTCCTCGTCCCTCACGAATACGGCGATGCTCCTACCACTCGGCAGGACGACTTTATACGGCCCGCCAGCGCGGCGCCCCTTCACCTGGCTCTGGGTGAGCACCGTGTAGGAGATACCGCTGTCCACCAGCGCCTCCAGAGTCTCCAGATCCACCGCCATCTCAGGTAGCCACATCCCCTCGGGGCTCCTCTTGAAAACCCTCTTGAAGTACTCCACCCCCCAGTAAACCAAGACGTCCCTATCCCTCCTGGGGACTAGGGGCAGAATTACGTGGTAGTAGGGATGCGCCAGGGCGTTGCCGTGCCCCCACCTCTCCAGCCCCGCCCTATCCCCCTCCAGCAACGCCTTGTAGACAAGGGGCCTGTGCGCCCTGAGCCAGTTCATCAGAGGAGGTCCCACGTCGAAGCTAACCCAGCCGTAGTTCCCCAGCTCGGCGTTGGGCTCGTAGCACTCCCTCGAAACCCTCTCGTTCCAGTGCCTGTAGGGCGAGGCGGAGGGCTCCGGCAGTATAAGCTCAAGCCACGGGTCAGCCCTCTCCGGCTGGTAGAGATGGAGATGAAAAACAATCACGTGTAGAAGCCGCTGTGGATATATAAACTAACAGCCAAATAGATGCAATATTTAAACACCAGCACTAAACACGTCGTGGATCGCCTAGCCGCGGTCGCGCTAGCCACCTCGGTGTTCGCCTTAATGCTAATGGCGACATACTACATAATGGTGGTCAGGTCACCCACGGAGTTTAGGAATATCACTAAAAAAGAGCTGTTAGTAATCGCCGCCATTTTACTTATCTTCTTTACCGCGACCTGCCTCCTCGTCCACTGCCTTAAGTAGGGCCGGTATGACCACCTCGGCGTCGTCGGGCCCCACGTACTTGACGTTAATCAACTGGACGCCACCCCGGAACTGGAAGTATACAAATTCGCAGAAGCCGCCGAGGAGGGGGCGCCTTCTGGCCAGCACTCTGTAGCGCTCGGTGATCTCCACGGCCTCGGCCCCCTCGGGGACCTGCGCCACTTCTCTAAACACGTCCATAGAAATGACGCGGGTTCCGTCTTCCTCCACGATCCGCGCCACGGGCTCCCCCCTCTCGTCGACGTAGGTCTTGACAATAGGCACGGGGGTGGGAGAAAAACCAGTTTAAAAAGAGAGTTGTAAAAAGCTTAGATTTGTTCTACTTCGGCAACTGGCTCCTTCCTCCTCGACAGGGCGAAGTACAGCCCGGCGGCGGAGAGTCCGCCGACGGTGGCCACGGCGTCTAGCGTGGTGATGGGCACCCCACCCACAACGGCCACGATGGGTGTCTTCACCACCTTCTCCACGTCGCCGTTTACCTCTATGTCCTGGCTCACCTTGACCCTACCGCCGACGTCCACGTTCACCTTATAGGTGCCTGCCAGCACGTCTTTGAACACTATGGCGCCGGCG contains:
- a CDS encoding ABC transporter permease subunit, whose product is MAWSVALAFLALLATFGRMAAALLVTVAVAYAVAYAMYRSRCVESFMLPVLDVLQSVPILGFFPVALYVFIYVFPLAGAEVAAVFLIFTSMAWNIIFSVYQSFKTLPGEYLEMARLYLNERLELGHVLVPAALRGIYYNIPVSWANAFFFITASEVITLGTEVKLFGIGSLVVESFDRGDYQTAYVGIALGVLGNVALYLTLWRRLTREVPQPPGAVAEALGAWLKYGWHVVVALAAALLLAAVYYGVGTSPSLPQLAEFLRGVAVSAAEAPLTLLRVLAVMALSGAAGLAALYIVVRNPGWETAVLLGVSLLSSVPAVFLYPLLGALVRGEALAVLLLLPGAVVYAVLNTVAAWRDVPQDLARAYGIGGRAYLLNILIPASLPYLITGLLTTWGGAWNASIVAEPLAGVHGLGSLMAKAADRGDMPILLASVAVMTGVVVAVNKYLWKRLYERAARWR
- a CDS encoding glycerophosphodiester phosphodiesterase encodes the protein MDILELLRGRVVVGHRGFPARELENTIPSIEAAVRHGADVVEVDVQTTADGVVVLSHDDTLERTFGVPLNVRTSTWDEVRRVEKGRYRVPTLREALEAVAERAGLFVEVKHPEDAAAVQRVIREAGAGRWAAVISFHDDALKAVEGYKGLVYAKPPGRVVDAKRLGCHIALPRFPLATEKAIALAHKLGLYVVAWTVNDPTTAAELWRRGVDGVATDDVEKIREAKPR
- a CDS encoding HesA/MoeB/ThiF family protein translates to MGLLDRYSRQIPVIGEEGQERLRKTSVAVFGVGGLGTLVARYVVGGGFKRLVLVDFDTVALSDIHRQILYTTDDVGRPKAEVAARVLSAVNPEVEVVPIAEAISPDLAERVVGEVDVVVDALDNWASRHLVNAAAVRRRRPLIHGAVQEWYGHVTTVIPGETPCLEDLFGRFKTLPACAAGFCPVLGPAVGVVSSIMALEVFRTALGSPALAGKLLVIDLRHMAFDTIEIRRNPSCPVCGAVADK
- a CDS encoding helix-turn-helix domain-containing protein; the encoded protein is MRLTPAQRLVLYYMAFEMVYHGKSWFTFEDLARGTGLATRTLRAALVALRRRGFVESYMVPGGGRRLLHRLKFEMLVPEPDLQGVYLIDAAGDVLTPDALAVLSRADVVLYTDNVNLKRLEGVAKRLEPFRGEVPQVGAVAVVFNSLLDWDKVAYLAPNARYICASNALDKAIGVCLTCGDVDIDLRTIRIRSPSPDMDKLLLKYEVAGTITVEGCGGRKAELIVLKLKDSKS
- a CDS encoding pyridoxal-phosphate dependent enzyme encodes the protein MCLEYYRELIREGRLRVVDGEAARCLSPLFERSVAVGDEVSLAELYPRPSPHRVFNNSLELLRGGWPTPLLKISEGPGEAYAKLEWFNPFSASVKDRTVYYLLKSVEGDRVVEVSSGNVAVALAALGNVLGKRVKIYIPTAGRYVAPLLNYLGAEWQVLDVSMTVEALEHLEKDIREGAVHPNQFGNDLNFVAHLRTAAEIDWQLAALGRRPDYIIAGIGTSGHASALGFYFGVRYGTKLVAVQPRDWIPGIRRVETGMKWIKLVEAEIVDISLEEALRGVREFAKRHGLLIGPSAGAVYSAYLKNSYRGISVLVFPDSLFKYTPLLEQLSF
- a CDS encoding MFS transporter, whose amino-acid sequence is MRLTTSYIPIFVARIGSGASAFLVVKLASGGNLEAGVVLASYPFLEAIGAFIAGRWSDTLGRKKTLVIGYVVRSVAMLLLAWAFYTRGTPWLEALLNGVIGLTTAFILTSSLAMATDLTEVRNRGLGMGGFEFINLGSYGVGYLLGSALYSALRGPSAYLAVALFTAVATPLFARFLSETRPAAPEEGRLLFSVLPPSALALLPVWFALTSIIGMAMYAPRVLRVGDAGHGAVQHIVGRLGENLVVGLLFIGALALLGAGAIIFGRLADRWGRVKTFRLGLVGGLAALAVLNVALHTGLGPVEAIAVTAPLLFLTSAIGPSILALIGDEADIRYRGTVMGIYSVVLGLGIGFGSLLSGMVATVFRSSEINGIAAAALAVYASMTAVHIALSRTYQLAIRETAAIRAG
- a CDS encoding DUF3536 domain-containing protein yields the protein MIVFHLHLYQPERADPWLELILPEPSASPYRHWNERVSRECYEPNAELGNYGWVSFDVGPPLMNWLRAHRPLVYKALLEGDRAGLERWGHGNALAHPYYHVILPLVPRRDRDVLVYWGVEYFKRVFKRSPEGMWLPEMAVDLETLEALVDSGISYTVLTQSQVKGRRAGGPYKVVLPSGRSIAVFVRDEELSNALAFSGFEKFGELLKGASGDVVVALDGETFGHHIKGGDRLLAHFIEARRGELGNLGALYERGYRGEVEVVERTSWSCPHGLGRWSRDCGCDGPAPWREGLRRLIDWVGEVVDRAFEERMGPGGWGLLREYINVLLGGDNSGYTTEQLRLLEAQRAKLAANTSDAWFFARVGIEFGIAVKWALRAVELVGDDRAMEEFYKRLEELVANGKTAAFFCPRLRGPAMAAAMYLALSTSGHSPERVGPYLIRPVNDEFEVFDTRTREAFRFRHDLLWGVVESI